TCAATTTTCTGATCTGCCAGTTCCGGTCTTTCCTCTCGCAGGTCGTGATCTGCTGGCCGCCGGCATACCGCCGGGGCCACGTGTCGGAGAACTGCTTTCAGAGGTCCGCCTATGGTGGATGCAGTCAGGCTGTCGAGCCGGACATGCTGAGTGTCTGATCTATCTCCGTGATCTGCGTGAGAGTTTTCTTTGAAGTTATTTGTAAGAAAACTTCATTATCAATATGATAATAAAAGTTATTTTAAAAAACAATATGTGTTGTGTCTGTTTCTGGCGGCAATTCTGGGGGGACGTTCGTCTGAGTGGTTCTTTTCGTCTGTGGTCCATGTTGGTAGATGACGCCAATGAATGCTCTCCCGCCGCGCTCCCCGTTGACTGATCTGTCACATCAACCCAGGCAGTCTGATGACAGCAGATCGCTTCTTCTGCGTCTCTGGCGGGATCAGATCAGCTCTCATCGAGGCAGGATTCTCAGCGTCCTTGTCCTGACAATCGCCATGGCGACGCTGACCGCGCTTTACCCTCTTGTCATCCAGCGGGCGCTCGACATGTTCTCCACGCACGATGAGCGTATCCTTTATCAGGTGCCGCTACTGATCGTGGCGATTACGCTGGCGAAGGCCGCGGCTCAGTATGGACAGACTCTGGCGACGCAGGGGCTGGTGCTTGTGGTCATCCGTGGATTGCAGGGCTCGATGTTCCGGCACCTGACCATCGCGGATGTGGCGAGGATCGAGCAGGATGCGCCGGCTTCACTCGCCGCGCGCTTCACGACTGACGCGATTTCAATCCGCGAAGCCATGATCCGGGCCGTCAACTCCCTTGGGGATGTGGTAACGGTCGTCGGGCTGATTGTGGCGATGATCTACATGGATTGGGAACTCAGCCTGATTGCGGCGATCCTGTATCCAGTTGCCGCCGTGCCGATCCAGCGGCTTGGCAAGAAAGTTCGGCGCGCTTCCGGCAATGTCAACGAGCAGATTGCCTCTACTGCCGCGTTCCTGACGGAAAGCTTCGCTCAGGCCCGGACAGTGCGTGTCTATCGTCTTGAAGAGCGTGAGGAAAAGCGCGCGGATACCGCCTTTGACCTGCTTCATGAAGCTTTTCTGAGGATCATGCGTGGCCGTGCGCGTGTTGACCCGCTGCTTGAGGCGCTTGGCGGTTCGGCTGTGGCGGCTGTGCTGGGATTCGCCGGATGGCGTGCGGCCATGGGCGGAGCGACGCTCGGAGACTTTTCCGGTTTTGTTGCGGCGCTGCTGCTTGCCTCGCGTCCCTTGCGTGCGCTTGGAGCGCTGAATGCGGCGCTGCAGGAAGGGCTGGCCGGATTATCCCGGATATTCTCCCTGATCGACGAGAAGCCTGCTGTGCAGGACCACCCGCAGGCCCGCTCTCTGCCGGCAGGACATGGGCATCTGTGCTTCGATACGGTTGTTTTCCAGTATGCCGACGGCCGCATGGGACTGAATGGTCTCTCGTTCGAGGCCCAGCCGGGGATGACCGTGGCGCTGGTCGGACCATCCGGCGCCGGCAAATCAACGGCCCTTTCGCTTATTCCTCGTCTGCATGATGTGACCCGCGGGGCGATCACCCTCGATGGTGTCGATCTGCGCGATGTCGGGCTGGATCACCTACGCAACGCGATTGCCTATGTCAGTCAGGACCCTCTGCTTTTTGACGTGTCTGTCCGTGAGAACATCCTGATGGGACGCCCGGGCGCAACAGATGCCGAGGTCCGCGAGGCAGCCAGTCTCGCTGCCGCCGAGCCATTCATCACGGCACTCCCTGACGGGTTTGACACGATCGTCGGGCCTGGAGGCGGCAGACTGTCCGGTGGGCAACGGCAGCGTATCGCCCTGGCACGTGCCCTGCTGCGTGATCCACGCCTTTTATTGCTTGATGAAGCCACCAGCGCACTGGACAGTGAGAACGAGGCTCTGGTGCAGGAGGCATTGGGAGAACTTCGGGCCGGGCGCACGACGATCATCGTCGCGCATCGTCTCTCCACAGTTCGATCAGCCGATATGGTGGTGGTCATGGAAGACGGGCGCGCTGTAGAGCATGGGACACATGCTGCTTTGATCGCCCTGGATGGACTGTATGCCCGTCTGGTGCGAAGTCAGGGGCTGGAAGAGTAAGGATAGCCTCAAAAGGATACGCCACCTATTCGGCGACCGGAATTTTCGCATATCCATGTCGTTTTTGAGAAGAAGAAAGTCGTTTGCCGCTGAATTCTATAGAACGGCACACGATATAAGTCCCGTGTATCTGGATGTCTGAAAGCATCTCTCTGAGGGACATTTCATCATGGCGACAGGCTGGGCTCCGGAAGGAGCAGTGCAGGAGCAGATCGACGACACCATTGCAGACGCGGTGAAGCAGGCCCGCTCAGGCATTCCTGCCGGAGAAAGCGCCGTTCACTGTTGTGACTGCGGTGAGCCGATACCCGAAGCGAGACGCAAGGCTTTGCCGGGCGTGAAATTCTGCATCGAATGCCAGTCAGAACGCGACAGCCAGCGCGTGTTCAGCAGTATCAACCGTCGAGGCAGCAAGGACAGCCAGTTGCGGTAGCAGAACAGGGGAATCAATCTGTCCGGGTAGAAAATATCAGGAGCTGGACCGATGTTCCGGTCACAATATGCCCTTCATTGAATAGCTGCCAATAAACAAGCCCAATGGTCCAGCATTTTTAGATTCTTTTGCCCTATCAGCGAGCTGCGCCAAACGGCTTCCGCAGGATCAGCGTTCCCCAGTCGCCTTCACGAAGATGACGTTCCAGCACCAGTCCGCAACGCTGGTGCGCGGCCAGCACCATGCGCACCTGAGTATTCAGCAGTCCAGCCAGAATGACAGTGCCGCCCGGAGCAAGATGGCGGCTCAGATCCTTGGCCATCATGCAGAGCGGACGGGCAAGGATGTTGGCGAAAACCAGATCATAAGGCGCACGACGGCGGATTTCCGGCGTGGACCAGCCATTGCCGAGCCGCGCTTCGATCAGACGTGACAGGCCGTTACGGGCTGCGTTCTCCTGAGTGATCCGGACAGACCATGGATCAATGTCGGTCGCCAGAACAGGGCGGTGCAGCAGCGCAGCCGCTCCCATGGCGAGAATACCGGAGCCACAGCCCAGATCGAGAATATTCCGGGGCCTGCGATGCGCCACCAGTTCAAGAGCCCGCAGACATCCCCGCGTCGAGCCATGTTCCCCGGACCCGAACGCCATGCCCGCATCCAGCGTGATGGTGATGCGGTTGCTATCGGGGGCTTCATCCAGATGGGAGCCCCGAACGATAAAGCGTTTGCCGACTTCCTGTGCCGGAAACGATTCATAGGTGCGGGCGAGCCAGCCTTCCGTCTCGGTGTTGGTGCGCTCCAGATCAGCGTTGATGCCTGTGGTCAGTGCGGCCAGAGCCAGAGCGGCTGCGAGTTCGTCTTCCGCATGACCGGTGTCTTTCACGCCCTCGACACGCCAGAGCTTTTCTTCTTCGTCGAACTCAAAAATGCCGACCGTCGCGCAGACCGTGCTGATGGCGTTCTCGTAAGCTTCAACGGAGATTTCCGGAACAGTTACGGAAATCGTTTCAAGTTCTGTCGCATGTCTGCGGCGGATGGCGGTCATTCGGGGCTCCGGGTGGCACACGCGGGAGCAGTCTCCCGTTCGGAAAGGCTGGTGTTTATCAGTATCGCAGGGAAAAGCGCCAGAGCAATGCAGAGAAACAGGCCGGTTCTTCTGCGCTCTGACTGAAGCATCTGTCAGGCGGGAGCGATAGGGTTTCCCGTGCGCGACAAGACAGCAGGCTTATCCGTTCACAGCGTTTCACGGAAAAACCTGCTGTCTGTCGGGTGGCGTAATTCCTGTCCGACCAGACAATGACATCTGGCCGGACAAAGGTCTTTAGCCGTCGAGTTTCTTGCGCAGGATGTCGTTGACGATCGCCGGGTTGGCCTTGCCACCCGTCGCCTTCATCACCTGTCCGACGAAGAAGCCGAACAGCTTGTCCTTGCCGCCCTTATACTGCGCCACCTTGTCGGCGTTCTTGCTGATGATCTCGTCAGCCGTCGCTTCGATGGCCCCCGTATCCGTGACCTGACGCAGACCCTTGCGATCCACAATGGCAAGCGGAGTTTCGCCGGTCTCGAACATGTCTTCGAGCACTTCCTTGGCGATCTTGCCGTTGATCGTGCCGTCAGCAATCAGGTCAAGCATCGCGCCAAGATTGGCCGCACTGACCGGGCTTTCTTCAATCGACTTACCCGTGCGGTTCAGCGCCGCGAAGAAGTCGCCCGTCACCCATGCGGCAGCCGATTTGCCGTCACGTCCCTTGGCGACACTTTCATAGAAGTCCGCCGTGGCCTGCTCCGCAACCAGAACACCCGCATCGTAAGCGGTGATCCCGTAATCCTGCTGGAAACGGGCGCGCTTTTCGTCTGGCAACTCCGGCAGCGTCTGCTTGATCTGGTCCACCCAGCTCTGCTCGATCACCAGCGGTAGAAGGTCCGGATCAGGGAAGTAGCGGTAATCGTGCGCATCTTCCTTGGAGCGCAGCGAGCGCGTCTCACCCTTGTGCGGATCGAACAGGCGCGTCTCCTGATCGACCTCACCACCGTTTTCCCAGATCTCGATCTGACGGGCTGCCTCAATCTCGATCGCCTGCATGACGAAGCGGATCGAATTGACGTTCTTGATCTCGCAGCGGGTGCGGAACGGTTCACTGGCGCTCTTGCGAACCGAGACGTTCACGTCGGCGCGCATTGAGCCTTCTTCCATGTTGCCGTCGCAGGTCCCGAGATAACGCAGGATCTGCCGCAGCTTGCGAAGATAGGCGCCAGCCTCTTCCGGCGAGCGGATGTCCGGCTCGCTGACGATTTCCATCAGCGCGACGCCTGCACGGTTGAGGTCCACGAAGGAGCGCTTCGGGTCCTGATCGTGCATCAGCTTGCCCGCATCCTGTTCAAGATGCAGGCGCGTGATTCCGATGTCGCGCGTGCTGCCGTCGGAAAGCTCGATCTGCACGACACCGGTGCCGATGATCGGAAGCTCGAACTGGCTGATCTGATAACCGGTCGGAAGATCGGCATAAAAGTAGTTCTTGCGGTCGAAGCGGCTTTCCAGATTGATCCGGGCTTTCAGGCCCAGACCCGTGCGGACAGCCTGCTCCACGCAGGCGTGATTGATGACCGGCAGCATGCCGGGAAAGCCTGCGTCAATCAGACTGACATGCGAGTTCGGTTCGCCACCAAACAGGGTGGATGCGCCGGAGAACAGCTTGGAGTTGCTGATGACCTGAGCGTGAACCTCAAGACCGACGACGATTTCCCATGCGCCGGTGTTGCCTTCAATCGTGTAGCTCATGCGCTCACTCCTGCACGCAGATCCGGACGGGCCGTAAACCCGGCAGCTTTTTCCAGAGCAGACCCGACCGCAATGATCGTTTCCTCGTCGAAGTGCTTGCCAATCAACTGGAGACCGAGCGGCAGACCTTTGCCATCAAGCGCCACCGGCACCGACATGGCAGGCTGTCCAGCCATGCTGGCAGGCACGGTGAAGATATCGTTGAGATACATCTGCACCGGATCTTCAGGTTTCTCATCGCGGGCGAAGGCCGCAGTCGGAGCCGTCGGAGTCAGCAGCACGTCGACTTTCTCGAAAGCCTGCGTGAAGTCCCGCTGGATCAGCGTACGGACCTTCTGGGCCTTGAGGTAATAGGCATCGTAATAACCGGCGGACAGCACGTACGTCCCCATCAGGATACGACGGCGGACTTCCTCGCCAAACCCATTGTGACGGGTCTTCTCGTACAGGTCATCAAGGCTGGTGGCGCCTTCAGCCCGCTCACCAAACCGCACGCCGTCATAGCGGGCGAGGTTGGACGAACATTCGGCCGGAGCGATGATGTAATAGGTCGCGAGGCCATATTTCGTGTGGGGCAGGGAGACATCGACAATCTCGCAGCCGGCTTCACGGAGCATGTCGACGCCCTTCTGCCAGACGGCTAGAATTTCTTCCGACATGCCAGGTGCGCGATACTCGGCAGGAATACCGACGCGCAGACCTTTCAGGCTGCGACCACAGGCGGCACGATAGTCCGGCACGGCAACAGTGGCGCAGGTGCTGTCCTTCGGATCAGCACCCGCCATGGCTGACAGCATGATCGCGGCGTCCTCGACGGAGCGGGTCATCGGACCGGCCTGATCGAGTGAGCTTGCGAAGGCGATGGTGCCCCAGCGGCTGCAGCGGCCATAGGTCGGTTTCAGCCCGACAATACCGCAATAGGCTGCGGGCTGACGGATGGAGCCGCCGGTATCGGTGCCGGTAGCGCCCATGGCCATACGCGCGGCGACGGCCGCTGCGGAACCACCCGATGAACCGCCGGGAACCAGAACCGAAGCATCATCCTTGCGATGCCAGGGGTTCTCGACGCTGCCGAACGCAGACGTCAGGTTGCCGGACCCCATGGCGAATTCGTCAAGGTTGGTCTTGCCGAGAAAAATCGCACCGTTTTCGAGCAGCTTCGCCGTGACGGTGCTCTCATAAGGCGGCACGAAATTTCCGATGATCTTGCTGGCGGCGGTCGTCCGTACGCCGTTGGTGCAGAACAGATCCTTGATGCCGAGCGGAATTCCGGTCAGGGGAGGAGCCTCACCAGCGACCAGCGTGCTATCGGCTTTTTTCGCTGCTTCGAGCGCCTTGTCGGAGGTGACGGTGATGTAGGCGTTCACCCGTCCGTTCAGCGCTTCGACGGCCTCGGTATGTGCCTTCGTCAGCTCGACAGCGGAAAATTCTTTCTTGCGCAGACCCTCAGCGGCCTGTGCGATCGTGAGATCAGTCAGCATTATTCGACCACCTTCGGCACGGTGAAGAAGGGACCTTCACGATCCGGTGCGTTCGACAGCACCTTCTCCTGACAGTCACCGTCAGTTACGGCATCTTCCCGGGGCTTGAGCGCCGCGTGGGTGCTGGTGCCGATCATGGGCGGTACGCCCTCGACATCAACTTCGTCGAGAATCTCGATCCAGCCGAGAATACCTCCGAGCTGTGTGCGGACAGCCTCGATTTCCTGGTCGTCAAGCCCGATACGGGCGAGCTTGGCAATGCGTCTCGTGGTCGCGAGATCAAGCGACATGAAGCAGAAACTCTCAAATCATGAAAAATAACGCTGGCGTTGCCGCCGGCGCGACACCATACCCTCAGGCGATGCCTCTGTTCAACATAACCGAACTCAGTGAAAAACTTTCCACCGGCCAGCGGCTGCTGGGAATTGATCCCGGCGCGAAGACTGTGGGGCTTGCTCTGTCAGATGTCATGCTGATGGTCGCCTCTCCGTATGGGGTTTTGAAACGGGAGAAACTCTCGCTCATGGCCCAGAAAATTACGGAAGTTGTCAGAGAACAGGATGTGGGAGCGCTGGTCGTCGGACTGCCTCTTTCCATGGATGGTGGATTCGGCCCTGCGGCGCAGGCAGCGCGTGATTGGGCTCAGGCTCTTTCCGACCAGATCATGGTCCCTGCCATATTATGGGACGAGCGGTTCTCTTCCAGCGTTGTGAACCGGACCATCATCGGTGAAGCTGATCTGTCCCGAAAGAGACGGGCTGAAGTCGTAGATAAGATGGCAGCAGCTTATATGCTGCAGGGCGCGCTGGATTATCTTTCGATCGAACGCGCCAGACATTTCTCGTCCTTTGAAGACTGAAACAGCCTGACGCCCCTTGAGCAGGGCTCGACAGACTGTTTCGTTAAGTCAGGCTGCGACGGCGGCGCACTTCTCTCTGAGAAAATCCAGCTGCCAGTTCAGTTCCCGCGGGGTCAGAGCGTAGGAACCATCGGCTGATGGAAGAATGGCGCGCATTGGCGGGATCAGGGCAAGGTGGATCTGCACGGCGGCAGCCAACGACGCAGGCAGACCAGCTTTCCATGCCAGAGCCACAAGGCCCCGTGCATTCCGGCCACTCAGTGTCTCCCGAATGACGTCCGCAGCTATGTTGGGTGTGCGGGCCAGAAGTTCAATGATTGCATCCACATTATCGTCGTGAAGGGCCTGTGTAGCCAGATCAACGATGTTGTCATTCATGACAGTGGAAACAGAAGCATTTCTTGTCGGTTTAATGACTTCCGATGTGGCGGCCAGTTCGAAAGACAGTTCTTTTTCAATCTTGTGTTTCACCGGCGCCACCAGATTCGCGCAGCGCTCTCTCACAAGATTTTTGACTGTGGTGACGCACGCATATTCCAGAGTGGTCGGTCTTTCAGGTGACCGCTCCATTTCATCGAGAGCCGGTTCGAGTTCCGCCAGGGGCTGTTCAGCGAGATGCTCAAGGATAGCACGGGACTGGACGGCTTTGACCGATGACAACATTTTGCCATCGTGCTGCCTGCGGTTGAGTTCCTGATCCAGTGTCACGTCATCAATCTCACCCATGAGACGTTCGGCAATGGAAGATGACTCAGACAGCGGCCCAATGATTGAAATGGCCTGAGCATCGCCTGCGGCCTGAGCAATCACGCGGCGTGCACGCTGCCAGCTTTCCGCCATCAGAACGGTCAGGGAGCCCTGAAGGGAGGCTGTCAGTGCTTCAATGCGCTGGATGCTGAATTCCGGGCGAAGCGTCGTAATGCGACTTTTCAGGCATGCCCATAACTCAGGTGTCGCCGTCATTGTCACGGCAGTAGCAACACTGCGTGGTTTCTCGCGTAATGCCGGGCCTGCTGACGCTGGAGGAACAGAAGAAAGCGAGCGTGTGGGCAGGATCTGAAAAAATTTTGGGTCTAATGAAGAGTTCATGGTGAAGATTCTTCCAATGATGTATGCCAGCGCGCGCCTCCTGCGAGTTTCACGCTGCGCATGGCAAAACTTGCGCGGTCTATGAGTGACTCAACGCTCTCACCTGTTTCCCAATTTCGCGCGGCAAGACCGACCGAGAAGGTGAGAGTGATGGGTTCCGCAACAAAAATGGCTGCGCCGTGCTGACAGAAGGCTTCCGCCCGTTCAGCAGCGACAAAATGATCAGCGCCATCGAGCCAGAGCCCGAAAATGTCCCCTCCAAGTCGTCCGGCGAGATCTGTTGGACGAATGGCGTCCCGCAGATAGCTGGCAACCTGTTGAAGGGCGCTGTCCCCGGCTTCGAAACCGAAGCGGGCGTTGATGTCTGAAAAGCGGTCCAGACCGATAATCAGTAACGTGCCGGAAAGGCGTTCCCGATCAAGACGCGGCAGCCGCCTGGAGATTTCGGTCAGCAGACCGTTCCGGTTCAGCATGCCTGTAAGCGGGTCAAACCGTGCATTGCGAGCAAGGGCGCGGTTGAGAGCGCTCATCTCAAGGGCGGAGGCGAAGGTCGCCAGCGCCGCGTCGGCCAGATTGGCGTCATCCTGTGACCAGACGCCGACATTGTTTCTCCACAACGCCATGGCGGCAGGCGCATTGTAGCGCACGCGGCTACGGCAGAGGATGACGTCATGTCCCTCTATCTGCCTGATTTCCGGTTCAAAGGAGAGATTGCCATCCGCTGGATGTCGCAGCATCTCCTCAACCATCGTGTCAAATGACGGCGTGGATGTCTGAAGACGATGGACGATTTCGTCATCGGAATCGTCTTCATCACTTTCCGTTTTCCCTTCAGGAGATTCGGAAATCAGAATGCCCCCGACTGCGCCAAGCATGGCGGCCAGCTCATCGAAAGCAGGTGGAATGCCCAGACGGGACAGGGCACGTGAGCGCATCGTGGCTGTGATGCGCCGCACGATTTCACTGTGAAGGCGGGCGACCGCGAGATCGGCGTTGGACCCGACTTCATCGGATACATCGATCCCGAGGCCGCGCACGCCAGCGTGATGTCCATCAGGTGAGAGTAGAGGAGTTGCATAAACCAGCATGCAGCCAAAAGAGCTGTCGGCTCTCTTGATCCAGCAGCGGCGGCTGCGAATGACATTCCGTGTTTTGAAAGGGTTGGGGGCCGGGGTCGAATTCACACAGGGAAGGAGTCTGGTGCCCTCTTCCCCGATCAGTTCCTGATCGTTCCATCCGAGAGCGGGCCCCGCCTCGAAAAAGGTGAAACGGCCTTCGGTGTCCGTTTCAAAGATGAAATCGGCAACCAGTTGCGTCAGGCTTTTCCAGCGGCGACGACTGGCGAGAAGCGCGTCCATCAGTTTGCCATCCTGACCGGGTGGCGACGATTCTGACGCAGGAGAGGAAGGCATGGTGTTCATGCTTCCGCATTTCATCCGGGAATAGTTTCTGTCCCGTTAAGATGTGCTGCGTTGACAGAAGATGCCCTGAACAGCATGGTCCGGCCTTCAGGTAACCTGTGCTGGCCACTGGCAGGGGCGCCTTTCAGCTATTTTGACTGTGGAAGACGATGAGCGAAGAGAAACTCAGATCCCGGATCGAAGCGCTTTGGGAAGCGCGCACCACTGTGTCGCCTGCCACGACCGGCGATGACCGGTCTGCGATCGAGACGGTTCTTGAAGGACTGGACTCCGGTCGTCTCCGCGTCGCCGAGCCCGGTGATGCCGGGTGGACCGTGCACGAATGGCTGAAGAAAGCGGTTCTGCTGTCTTTCCGCCTGTTAGATAATGGGATCATGGAAGGTGGTGCGGCAGGCGCTCCGGCTTATGACAAGGTGCCGCTCAAGTTTGAAGGCTGGGATGCCGCCCGCTTTGCTGAAGCCGGTTTCCGTGCCGTTCCCGGTTGCGTCGTCCGTCGTTCGGCTTTCATCGCGCCGGGCGTGGTTCTGATGCCGAGCTTCCTGAATGTCGGTGCGCGGGTTGATTCCGGCACCATGATCGACACATGGGCTACTGTCGGCAGCTGTGCGCAGATCGGCAAGAACTGCCATATCAGCGGTGGCGCGGGAATCGGTGGCGTGCTGGAGCCCCTTCAGGCCGCTCCAGTCATCATTGAGGACAACTGCTTCATCGGCGCCCGTTCAGAAGTCGCCGAAGGTGTGATCGTCGAGCGTGGCTCCGTCCTGTCGATGGGCGTGTTCCTTGGCGCTTCCACCAAGATCATTGATCGTGCGACGGGCGAGGTTCATATCGGGCGCGTTCCGGCCTACTCCGTGGTCGTTCCGGGTTCGCTGCCTGCGAGCGTGCCTCTTAACGCCAACGGCCAGCCCAACCCGTCCCTGGCCTGCGCCGTGATCGTCAAGCGTGTGGATGAACGGACCCGTTCCAAGACATCCATCAACGACCTGCTGCGCGACTGAGAGTGCTCCATGACGCGTGCGCTTGATGTTACGGCTCTTGCTTCTGACCTGATTCGTCACCCATCCGTCAGTCCGGATCCCGGCGAATCCCAGATCGCTCTGGGTGAAACATTAAGCGTCATGGGGTTTGAGGTCTTTCATCTGCCTTTCGGTGAAGGTGAGGAGCGGACGCCAAATCTCTTCGCCCGACGAGGCAAGAGTGGTCCTCACCTGTGTTTTGCCGGGCATACCGATGTCGTACCGCCGGGCCAGGACGGCTGGCGACATGGACCGTTTGCGGGCTCAGTCGATAAAGGCGTCCTCTATGGTCGGGGTGCGTGTGACATGAAGGGGGGGATCGCCGCCTTTGTCGCCGCTGTCTCTTCCTTTCTTGCTGGCAGGTCTGACCCAAAGGGATCAATCAGTCTCCTGATTACCGGTGATGAGGAAGGTCCGGCCCGCTTCGGTACTGTAAAAGTGCTGGAATGGATGAAGGCCCACAACCAGATTCCGGATTTCTGCGTGGTCGGCGAACCGACCAATCCGACCGTCATGGGCGAAATCATCAAGATTGGCCGACGCGGCAGTATCAACGTCCGTATTACGGTGAAGGGGCGGCAGGGGCATGTCGCTTACCCGCATCGCGCGGATAACCCTGTCCATCGGCTGATTCATATCCTGAATGAACTGACTGAAAAACCGCTGGATCAGGGTTCCGAATGGTTTGAGCCGTCAAGCCTTCAGATGACGAGCATAGACGTGGGTAACGTGGCCACCAACGTGATTCCGGCGGAAGCAAAAGCAGCCCTGAATATCCGCTTTAACGATCTGCATACCGGCACGGCCCTAAAAGAGTGGATCGAAACCGTCTGCCATCGGCATGCGCCCGACTGTGATGTGGCAGCCAGCATCAGTGGTGAGTCATTCCTTACCAGCCCGGGACCGGAGCTGGACGCCCTGAAAGCTTCTGTTCACGATGTGACAGGCCGTGAACCTCGTCTGGATACGGGTGGCGGCACTTCGGATGCGCGCTTTATCGCCCTGTATTGCGCCGTGGCGGAATTTGGTCTCGTTGGCGCGAGCATGCATCAGATTGATGAGCACGTCGCCGTTTCAGATCTCGATACGCTGAAGCGTATTTATGAGCGGCTTTTGGAAAGGACTGTGGCGTGAGTGGCGTGTTCAAAGGCAATACGACGCCTAATCCGAAAGCGATTCTGGAGGGGATGACTCTCCTCGCCAGCGGACGGGCGGAAGGGCTTCAGCGTTTCGGGAACTCCATTGAACATTTCCTCGCCGCCCTGGCGCCCGGACTGGCGATGTGCCTTGTCGGCCTGCTGACAGTGCCCTTGCAGAAAGATCCGGCTCTCGGATTTATTCGCGTTGAACTGTCTTTCTGCACACTTCTGGCGCTTCCCGTCATTTCTCATTTCTTTGCGAAAAAATGGGGCAGGGAAGAGCTGTGGCTGCGTTATGCAACGGCAGGCAGCTGGTGTGAGTGGATAACCGTTCTGGTGTCGGCCATAGCCATGTCTCTCGGGACGATGCTCT
The Acetobacter aceti genome window above contains:
- a CDS encoding ABC transporter ATP-binding protein, which produces MNALPPRSPLTDLSHQPRQSDDSRSLLLRLWRDQISSHRGRILSVLVLTIAMATLTALYPLVIQRALDMFSTHDERILYQVPLLIVAITLAKAAAQYGQTLATQGLVLVVIRGLQGSMFRHLTIADVARIEQDAPASLAARFTTDAISIREAMIRAVNSLGDVVTVVGLIVAMIYMDWELSLIAAILYPVAAVPIQRLGKKVRRASGNVNEQIASTAAFLTESFAQARTVRVYRLEEREEKRADTAFDLLHEAFLRIMRGRARVDPLLEALGGSAVAAVLGFAGWRAAMGGATLGDFSGFVAALLLASRPLRALGALNAALQEGLAGLSRIFSLIDEKPAVQDHPQARSLPAGHGHLCFDTVVFQYADGRMGLNGLSFEAQPGMTVALVGPSGAGKSTALSLIPRLHDVTRGAITLDGVDLRDVGLDHLRNAIAYVSQDPLLFDVSVRENILMGRPGATDAEVREAASLAAAEPFITALPDGFDTIVGPGGGRLSGGQRQRIALARALLRDPRLLLLDEATSALDSENEALVQEALGELRAGRTTIIVAHRLSTVRSADMVVVMEDGRAVEHGTHAALIALDGLYARLVRSQGLEE
- a CDS encoding DksA/TraR family C4-type zinc finger protein; translation: MATGWAPEGAVQEQIDDTIADAVKQARSGIPAGESAVHCCDCGEPIPEARRKALPGVKFCIECQSERDSQRVFSSINRRGSKDSQLR
- a CDS encoding 50S ribosomal protein L11 methyltransferase encodes the protein MTAIRRRHATELETISVTVPEISVEAYENAISTVCATVGIFEFDEEEKLWRVEGVKDTGHAEDELAAALALAALTTGINADLERTNTETEGWLARTYESFPAQEVGKRFIVRGSHLDEAPDSNRITITLDAGMAFGSGEHGSTRGCLRALELVAHRRPRNILDLGCGSGILAMGAAALLHRPVLATDIDPWSVRITQENAARNGLSRLIEARLGNGWSTPEIRRRAPYDLVFANILARPLCMMAKDLSRHLAPGGTVILAGLLNTQVRMVLAAHQRCGLVLERHLREGDWGTLILRKPFGAAR
- the gatB gene encoding Asp-tRNA(Asn)/Glu-tRNA(Gln) amidotransferase subunit GatB gives rise to the protein MSYTIEGNTGAWEIVVGLEVHAQVISNSKLFSGASTLFGGEPNSHVSLIDAGFPGMLPVINHACVEQAVRTGLGLKARINLESRFDRKNYFYADLPTGYQISQFELPIIGTGVVQIELSDGSTRDIGITRLHLEQDAGKLMHDQDPKRSFVDLNRAGVALMEIVSEPDIRSPEEAGAYLRKLRQILRYLGTCDGNMEEGSMRADVNVSVRKSASEPFRTRCEIKNVNSIRFVMQAIEIEAARQIEIWENGGEVDQETRLFDPHKGETRSLRSKEDAHDYRYFPDPDLLPLVIEQSWVDQIKQTLPELPDEKRARFQQDYGITAYDAGVLVAEQATADFYESVAKGRDGKSAAAWVTGDFFAALNRTGKSIEESPVSAANLGAMLDLIADGTINGKIAKEVLEDMFETGETPLAIVDRKGLRQVTDTGAIEATADEIISKNADKVAQYKGGKDKLFGFFVGQVMKATGGKANPAIVNDILRKKLDG
- the gatA gene encoding Asp-tRNA(Asn)/Glu-tRNA(Gln) amidotransferase subunit GatA produces the protein MLTDLTIAQAAEGLRKKEFSAVELTKAHTEAVEALNGRVNAYITVTSDKALEAAKKADSTLVAGEAPPLTGIPLGIKDLFCTNGVRTTAASKIIGNFVPPYESTVTAKLLENGAIFLGKTNLDEFAMGSGNLTSAFGSVENPWHRKDDASVLVPGGSSGGSAAAVAARMAMGATGTDTGGSIRQPAAYCGIVGLKPTYGRCSRWGTIAFASSLDQAGPMTRSVEDAAIMLSAMAGADPKDSTCATVAVPDYRAACGRSLKGLRVGIPAEYRAPGMSEEILAVWQKGVDMLREAGCEIVDVSLPHTKYGLATYYIIAPAECSSNLARYDGVRFGERAEGATSLDDLYEKTRHNGFGEEVRRRILMGTYVLSAGYYDAYYLKAQKVRTLIQRDFTQAFEKVDVLLTPTAPTAAFARDEKPEDPVQMYLNDIFTVPASMAGQPAMSVPVALDGKGLPLGLQLIGKHFDEETIIAVGSALEKAAGFTARPDLRAGVSA
- the gatC gene encoding Asp-tRNA(Asn)/Glu-tRNA(Gln) amidotransferase subunit GatC, producing the protein MSLDLATTRRIAKLARIGLDDQEIEAVRTQLGGILGWIEILDEVDVEGVPPMIGTSTHAALKPREDAVTDGDCQEKVLSNAPDREGPFFTVPKVVE
- the ruvX gene encoding Holliday junction resolvase RuvX produces the protein MPLFNITELSEKLSTGQRLLGIDPGAKTVGLALSDVMLMVASPYGVLKREKLSLMAQKITEVVREQDVGALVVGLPLSMDGGFGPAAQAARDWAQALSDQIMVPAILWDERFSSSVVNRTIIGEADLSRKRRAEVVDKMAAAYMLQGALDYLSIERARHFSSFED
- a CDS encoding diguanylate cyclase domain-containing protein — translated: MNTMPSSPASESSPPGQDGKLMDALLASRRRWKSLTQLVADFIFETDTEGRFTFFEAGPALGWNDQELIGEEGTRLLPCVNSTPAPNPFKTRNVIRSRRCWIKRADSSFGCMLVYATPLLSPDGHHAGVRGLGIDVSDEVGSNADLAVARLHSEIVRRITATMRSRALSRLGIPPAFDELAAMLGAVGGILISESPEGKTESDEDDSDDEIVHRLQTSTPSFDTMVEEMLRHPADGNLSFEPEIRQIEGHDVILCRSRVRYNAPAAMALWRNNVGVWSQDDANLADAALATFASALEMSALNRALARNARFDPLTGMLNRNGLLTEISRRLPRLDRERLSGTLLIIGLDRFSDINARFGFEAGDSALQQVASYLRDAIRPTDLAGRLGGDIFGLWLDGADHFVAAERAEAFCQHGAAIFVAEPITLTFSVGLAARNWETGESVESLIDRASFAMRSVKLAGGARWHTSLEESSP